taatCCTTCTCACGAGCTTCTTTGTCAAGTGGCTAACGCGATGTTGTAATAAGGTCTGCGTCATGAAAACCTGCCGGAGTGCGGCATTTCAGGACATCACCATTCAATAAAGGTCATCTCTGAAGCTCTCAGTCGTGGAGATCGTACTTGTACGCCTCTATGAGCCCTTCAATCGAGTGAATGAAGCCAGATATGGCGCATATGCCCCCAATAACAAAAATGGCAACGTCAAAGAAGACGTGATGCCACAGGAGTTTCCTCCACTGGAGCTTCAGGTGGAAGAGGCTTGGCAGCAGGAAGCACAGACCAGCACCGGTGAGGCTCCCAGTTAAACCCATAAGGAGGGCGAAATGGGGGACAAAGACGGCCATAAGCAGGGTGAAGACTACCAAGGCAATTCGCAGGCCCAGACCCCAGGATTTCAACTGCCCAGTAGGGCTGTAGCAGTCAGGGAAAATGGCTCTGCCGCCATCCTGAAAAAAGGATTTCTCCAGGACCTCCACTGCAGCAAAGAAGGGCAGCGGGTAGGACAACAGCGCCTTGGACACGAGGAAGATGTTCACCACAGCCCGGATGGTGGAAGGCAGGTTATCTGTGATGACCTCTTTGGTGGCGTCTGCCCAAGTCAAGTACGCCACCAGGGCGAAGAGGCCCTTGAGGACGCAGGCGGAGATGTGAGTCCAGTCCATCATGCAGTGGAACTCGCTGGGCTTTTGCATGTTTCCCTCCAGGGAGGGGAGGAAAATCTGGGAGGTGTAGCTGAACACGATGATGCCGATGGAGATGGGGAACTTCTTCACGTCGATGTAAAACTTGACCTTGTCCCAGGCCCAGTCGCGCGCCCTGGAGAGGCAGTAGGCGATCACTAGGACGTTGATGATGAAGTGCGCGACAGTGCAGAGCAAGCTGAACTTGGACACGGCCTTCAGGTTCTTCAGGAAAGCGCATGGCAGGAGCGCGACCGTTGCCACCACGGACCAGGCTTTCTGTGAGACGGGGAACCCCGGGAAGCTGTTGACCATCAGGTTTCCGCTGACCACCACGTAAAGGATGCACGTCATGACCAGCTCGATTATCTGAGCCACGTTTACGATGTGCCCGCCCAGGGCCGGGAAGCGTGGCGCGCAGCAGGCGTTAGCGATGTCAACGTAGGAGTCCCTCACGCGCACTTTCATGCCGTCCTCGTCCTCCTCATACAGACACGCGATAAGGATTTTTCCGGTGTAGCAGCACACCACAGCCGCGAAGATAATGAGGAATAGACCGAGGTAGCC
The Eleginops maclovinus isolate JMC-PN-2008 ecotype Puerto Natales chromosome 1, JC_Emac_rtc_rv5, whole genome shotgun sequence genome window above contains:
- the LOC134868365 gene encoding vesicular inhibitory amino acid transporter-like codes for the protein MAHLIRHKLTNKLTNAAHTVSNKSQAKVSGVFARLGFQAATDEEGLGFAECDDLDYDYRQGMQMDVLQGEEEGGHMEGEGELDGDSHYQRDGTGHGPAGLKTGSSLDEEKPKITTWEAGWNVTNAIQGMFVLGLPYAILHGGYLGLFLIIFAAVVCCYTGKILIACLYEEDEDGMKVRVRDSYVDIANACCAPRFPALGGHIVNVAQIIELVMTCILYVVVSGNLMVNSFPGFPVSQKAWSVVATVALLPCAFLKNLKAVSKFSLLCTVAHFIINVLVIAYCLSRARDWAWDKVKFYIDVKKFPISIGIIVFSYTSQIFLPSLEGNMQKPSEFHCMMDWTHISACVLKGLFALVAYLTWADATKEVITDNLPSTIRAVVNIFLVSKALLSYPLPFFAAVEVLEKSFFQDGGRAIFPDCYSPTGQLKSWGLGLRIALVVFTLLMAVFVPHFALLMGLTGSLTGAGLCFLLPSLFHLKLQWRKLLWHHVFFDVAIFVIGGICAISGFIHSIEGLIEAYKYDLHD